One Kineosporia sp. NBRC 101731 DNA segment encodes these proteins:
- a CDS encoding VOC family protein, whose product MKLRLAVIELVVSDMSATLTFYRMLGLDLPDPSGAGSQLHVQADLGGIQIAFDTEDTIRSFHPEWKRPARGTTQSAIALLASSAAEVDKAYAAVTAAGYEGELKPWDAVWGQRYAVVRDPDGNQVDLFAPLS is encoded by the coding sequence ATGAAACTTCGCCTGGCCGTCATCGAACTCGTCGTCTCGGACATGTCCGCCACCCTGACCTTCTACCGGATGCTGGGACTGGACCTGCCCGATCCATCCGGGGCCGGCTCGCAGCTCCATGTGCAGGCCGACCTCGGCGGCATCCAGATTGCCTTCGACACCGAGGACACGATCAGGTCGTTCCACCCGGAATGGAAGCGCCCGGCGAGGGGGACCACCCAGTCCGCCATCGCCCTCCTGGCCTCGTCGGCGGCCGAGGTCGACAAGGCCTACGCCGCCGTCACGGCCGCGGGGTACGAGGGTGAGCTCAAGCCCTGGGACGCCGTCTGGGGTCAGCGGTATGCCGTGGTCCGGGACCCGGACGGCAACCAGGTGGATCTCTTCGCCCCGCTGTCCTGA
- a CDS encoding thioesterase family protein, whose amino-acid sequence MPRHRVLVPLRWSDVDAYGHVNNVMFVRILEEARIAALGTDLLSTSRETGGALLVARQEIEYMVPLTFRIPPVPVDIWVTRIGAADFEMGYEVLDEQDGERVVYAHAETTLFAFDQWKNRPRRLSTAERERLQQWAGGPIQWRRRRDKAVTAP is encoded by the coding sequence GTGCCCCGCCACCGAGTACTGGTTCCGTTGCGCTGGTCGGACGTCGACGCTTACGGCCACGTCAACAACGTCATGTTCGTGCGCATCCTCGAGGAGGCCCGGATCGCCGCGCTCGGCACGGATCTGCTCAGCACCTCGCGCGAGACCGGGGGTGCCCTGCTGGTGGCCCGCCAGGAGATCGAGTACATGGTCCCGCTGACCTTCCGCATCCCGCCGGTGCCGGTCGACATCTGGGTGACCCGGATCGGCGCGGCCGACTTCGAGATGGGGTACGAGGTGCTCGACGAGCAGGACGGCGAGCGCGTGGTCTACGCCCACGCCGAGACCACGCTCTTCGCCTTCGACCAGTGGAAGAACCGGCCCCGCCGGCTCAGCACGGCCGAACGGGAACGCCTGCAGCAGTGGGCCGGTGGCCCGATCCAATGGCGGCGCCGGCGCGACAAGGCGGTGACGGCACCGTGA
- a CDS encoding helix-turn-helix transcriptional regulator has protein sequence MTYSERPAARPGVVLWQSRPVDAQSSLILPDGCLDLLWDGATLQVAGPDTVARLHAPGRPAGFTALRFAAATGPCALGVSAADVVDQLVPLRDIWGDVRTARLEEQVAAGGAPALEQWLRSAPEPSDPLGARVFGLARTGLPVGEIADHVGFSARQLQRRSQELFGYGAGHLVRVLRLQKALASARSGQPLSMVAADAGYYDQPHFSREIRALTGRTPTDLLR, from the coding sequence ATGACGTACTCCGAGCGGCCCGCCGCCCGGCCCGGCGTCGTTCTCTGGCAGAGCCGTCCGGTCGACGCGCAATCCTCCCTGATCCTTCCCGACGGCTGCCTGGACCTGCTGTGGGACGGGGCGACCCTGCAGGTCGCCGGCCCGGACACCGTCGCCCGGCTGCACGCGCCCGGACGGCCGGCCGGTTTCACCGCACTGCGGTTCGCCGCGGCGACGGGCCCCTGCGCCCTCGGAGTGAGCGCCGCCGACGTCGTCGACCAGCTCGTCCCTCTGCGCGACATCTGGGGCGACGTCCGGACCGCGCGGCTGGAGGAACAGGTCGCGGCGGGCGGCGCCCCCGCCCTGGAGCAATGGCTGCGTTCGGCCCCGGAACCCTCCGACCCCCTCGGCGCCCGGGTGTTCGGCCTGGCCCGCACCGGCCTGCCGGTCGGCGAGATCGCCGACCACGTGGGCTTCAGCGCGAGGCAGCTACAGCGCCGCAGCCAGGAGCTCTTCGGCTACGGCGCCGGTCATCTGGTCCGCGTGCTGAGGCTGCAGAAGGCCCTGGCGAGCGCCCGCTCCGGGCAACCCCTGAGCATGGTGGCGGCCGATGCGGGCTACTACGACCAGCCCCACTTCTCCCGGGAGATCCGGGCCCTCACCGGCCGCACCCCCACCGACCTGCTCCGGTGA
- a CDS encoding globin, producing MAEQERQPTTLGIVPTGAAPEAEEKITFYEAVGGRPAFAQLVHVFYQGIAQDEVLRPMYPEEDLGPAQERLLMFLEQYWGGPTTYSQQRGHPRLRMRHVPFRVNADARDRWLTHMRAGVDSLDLPPELDAMLWGYLERAAFSLQNTPD from the coding sequence ATGGCGGAACAGGAACGACAGCCGACCACGCTGGGGATCGTGCCGACAGGCGCCGCACCGGAGGCCGAGGAGAAGATCACCTTCTACGAGGCGGTGGGTGGGCGGCCGGCCTTCGCGCAGCTGGTGCACGTCTTCTACCAGGGCATCGCGCAGGACGAGGTGCTGCGGCCGATGTACCCGGAGGAAGACCTGGGTCCCGCGCAAGAGCGGCTGCTGATGTTCCTGGAGCAGTACTGGGGCGGGCCCACCACCTACAGCCAGCAGCGTGGGCACCCCCGGCTGCGCATGCGTCACGTGCCGTTCCGGGTGAACGCCGACGCCCGCGACCGCTGGCTCACGCACATGCGGGCGGGCGTCGACAGTCTCGATCTGCCACCGGAGCTGGACGCGATGCTCTGGGGCTACCTGGAGCGGGCGGCGTTCAGCCTGCAGAACACCCCCGATTAG